The DNA segment TATAGAGAAGCGTGAGTGAAGCCAGATCAGTCTATCTCACATGACCAGTCAGTTCCACGGATCCGCCACGACGCTCGTCTCTCCTGAGACAGCAGGCATCGAATCAGTAACCACCGACATTTCCATCTGGTCCGCGCCGTTCGTGGCCGCCGGCGTCGGCCACCCAGTGCAACTCGAGTGGAGCCCACACATCGCTGCGCTCCTTGGCATCCTCGGTCTCGCACTCCTCGGTGGTGTTCTCGTCGTCCGCAACCGACTGGGTAGTCGCGACTCGTTCTCAGCCGACTCGAGTACGCACACCGAAGAGTTCCTCACCGATCGAGAACAGGTTCAACAGCTCATTCAGGACAACGGCGGCCGGATGAAGCAATCTCGGATCGTCGACTCCGTCGACTGGTCGAAGGCCAAAGTCAGCAGATTACTCGCCGAACTCGAGGAGGAAGGGCGGATTACGAAGCTCCGACTCGGCAGAGAGAACCTCGTCTGCTTGCCCGGACACGAGCCGACGGCCTCACAATCACCCGAGCGACCGACGAACGAGTGACGATTCGACCGCGGACGGCCGTCGGCTGGTAACGGACACCCACTCGAGCGGATTCGTCGCCGACTGTCAAACTCGCCCGGTCGGCTGTAACTCATTTTCGATTTGGCTCGCCGTCCTGCGATTGCACCGATAGCCCGTCGTCGCAAACCGTATCAGCAATCGTTGATTTCGAGCGTCGAACGAGAACTGGAACCACGTCTGCTGGCCCGTAGTATCCAATTTCGGCTCGTAATGGTTGTGCCGGTTTAAGCGAGCCTCCAGCCATTAGCCGATGCCTTCCGGCACAGACATGACTACACGTAATCAGCTACTCGTGGTACTCACCGTCTTGATGATGATTTGCTCGAGCGGGGCGATGGTAGCAGGTGCCGCACCTGCGACCGTCGACGAGCAAGACGATGGGTACGACGACTCAGAAGCGGGCGAGGACACAGCACCGGACGACGAACCTGACGACGCACCACCGGACGCGGATGACGACGCGGATGTGGATGACGACGAGGTCGGGCCGCCCGACGACGTTGACGATCCCGATGCGCCCGACGATGACGACTTCGACGACGTCGATGACGACGAGGCACCTGACGACGACGCTCTCGACGACGATGGCGTCGACGACGATGCCGACGCAAGCGTGACGTTTAGCGACCAAGAACTCGAGGACGATACCGTCGTGGTCGACGAGGTTGCCCTCGAAGACGGTGGCTTCGTCGCGATTCACGACAGTAGCGTACTCGCAGGAAACGTCCTCGATAGCGTTATCGGCTCCTCGGAGTACCTCGAGGAGGGGACGCACGATGACGTCGACGTAACCCTCGACGAGTCACTCGAGGAAGACGAGACGCTCGTCGCGATGGCCCACCACGATACGAACGACAACCAGGAGTTCGACTACGTCGAGAGTGACGGCGAGGAAGACGGCCCGTACGTCACTGAGGACGGCGAGCCGATCGCTGATCAGGCAGTCGTTTCGGTCGGTGACGACGTCGATCCGAACGACGACGATGCACCGGTCGATGACGACGCGCCTGTGGACGATGCCCCTGATGATGCACCAGTTGACGATCCGGTCGACGATGACGACCGACCAGCGGACGTCGATGATGACGAAGTAGATGACGACGAGGTCCCTGATGACGAGGCCCCAGACGACGCAGCTGAAGACCGGCCAGACCATGACGCTGACGACGACAGGGCAGATGATGACAAGGTAGATGACGACGACAAACCGGTAGATGACGCCCCTGAGGACGACAAGCCTGCTGAGGAGAAGCCTGACGACGACAAGGCAGACGATGACGACAAAGTAGACGATGACGACAAACCGGTAGATGACGCCCCAGATGATGACGAACCTGCCGAAGAGAAGCCCGATGACGACAAGGCAGATGACGATGACAAAGTAGACGATGCGCCTGAGGATGACGAGCCTGCCGAAGAGAAGCCCGATGACGACAAGGCAGATGATGACGACAAAGTAGACGATGCGCCTGACGACGAACCTGCCGAGGAGAAACCTGACGACGATAAGGCAGATGACGACAAAGTAGACGATGACGACGACAAACCGGTAGATGACGCTCCTGACGACGACGGACCTGCTGAAGAACCTCCTGCAGCGGACGGACCTGACGCAGACGACCCTGACGACGACGCTCCGGTCGACGACCCGGATGACGACGCTGTCGAAGAAGACCCCGATGACGCACCAGACGACACGATCGACGTGCTCGTCGAAGAACTGATCGTCTTCGTCCACGTCGACGAGACGCCCCACGAGATGCCAGCCAACGGTGACGACGTGGACATGAACGATGTCGACGACAACGACGTCGACGTGAACGGAATCGACGACAACGACGTCGACGACAACGATTACGAGGCTGACGACGACTACAACGGCGTCGATGACAACGACGTTGACGACTACAACGGCGTGAACGACAACGACGTTGACAACGATTACAATGGCGTCGATGACGACGCTAACGACGTCGAAATCGACAGCGACGACCCCGCCGCTGACGACGTTCCCGAAGATGCCGTGACCGACGAACTCGAGGACGCCGGCTACACGCTCACTGACGTCGAACTCACCGTGACGATCGACGAAGTGACGATCGTACCGGTGACCGGCGAGGACGACGTGGCGAACGGTATGGACTCACCAGCGGACACGCCAGCTGACGGCGACGACGGACCAGCCGATGACGACGCGCCGGCTGACGACGGACCGAACGGTCCAGCGATGGATGACGACGAACCAGCCAACGATGGACCAAACGGTCCAGCGATGGACGACGATGACGGTCCACCAGGTGAGGACGGACCGAACGGCCCACCAGTCGATAACGGTCCGGACGACCCACCGATGGACGACGATGACGGACCAGCCGATGATGGCGTCGAAGACGATGCTGCCGACGACGAGCCAACACCAGAAGTCGATGACGACGACTACGACATCGTGATCGAGCAGGCGACGCTCTTCGTCTTCATCTCCGACGCCGACGAGATGCTCGAGGACGCACCTGACGACGATCCAGTCGATGATGCGCCTGACGACGACCCGGTCGATGATGCCCCTGAAGACGATGCTGTCGACGATGAGCCCGCTGACGGCCCCGCTGACGACGGCGTCGAAGACGATGTCGACGCTGCAGACGAGCCCGTCGATGACGGGCCTGCGGACGACGACTATGCCGAGCCACAGCCAGCAGTCGTTGCAACGAGCTAAGTAGCAACCGTCGACGAGGCGGACGATTCAGCCTTTTTTCGCCGCCGGACGAGACGCTCCAGGCGTCGTGAGTACACTCGAGCGATGGACAACGATCTACCGTCCTTACGCCAGTAATCGGTAGAGGCTGCTGGCAGCGACGACTAACAGGACGATCACGCTCGCGAACACGGGATCGATACTCGAGACGACCGGTGCGCCGATTCCGGCGAACGCGATGACGGCGAGTCCGAGAACGCAGATTGCGAAGTGCAACTGGAGGACGGTCGGGCCGCTTGCACCGTGGCCGTTGATGTACTGTAGCACGTCCTCGAAGTGTGTGCCCGGTTGAATCGTTTTCGCCTCGGAATCGTACTCGATGACGTCGTCTTCTTGGAGTTGGGGGAGGTGAGTCTGTTGTAAGGAGACGTAGACGCTTTTGTAGAGATTGTTCGGGACTGGCGTCGTGTCGGTCTCGGTTGCAGCGATTTCGGAGGCGACGTCGGAAACGTCGACCTGTCCACCGTCTTCGGCGAGCAGTTGGACGATAGCCCGACGTCTATCGTTTCCGAGGATGTGGAACACCTCGCTTTCTGCGAGTGACTCGCTGCGGTTAGTCTGAACAGACATCGATCAAGAAGAGCGCGTATTTTTGACGAAGCGTCCACCACCAGCTACCATACACCTCGCTCGTTCGTAGACCACTAACTTTAACTTTTGCAGACTAGGTCTCGGGAATTCACCAGCCGTCACAGCCACCGCTGCGATGGTCGAAGTAAGCTGAGGATACGCTGCTGTTCGTTCGATGTGGGATCATCCGGACTGGAATTCGAGCGGACTGTAACCGACGTGCGGTGTACGCTATTGGACCCGTACACCGAAGGAGATCGACGGTTCGTCTGGTGGCTCGCTTCGGACGGTGAGTAGCTGTCTGGGAGCGGTAGCTCGTCGACGAGTGAGAGACAGCCCTACCGTCGTGGGTTACGAGAGAAACCAGTACGAATGGGACAGCACAGGAACGACTCGAGAGATTGTCTGCAAACTACTCACGCGGGAGGTGGCCGCCCGATTGCATTTCTCGATAGGTCGTACAACCCGGACAACCGTGGACCACATCGCCGTTGTCACCGAAGACGCGGGCAAATTGTTGGGTGACGTGGGTTCCGCAGTTTCGACAGCGTGCACCTGCAGTCGACGATTCCATCGGTTTCCAGTCGTGTTGGGGGGTTTTCATGGTTGGGAGTGAACTCGGACGAGTGACGGCGACGAGTTTCGTCTGAACGTAACCTGCGACGGTCGTTCCGTCGAGTCACGGCCAGACGAGTCGCGTCCCGTCACCGACT comes from the Natronorubrum daqingense genome and includes:
- a CDS encoding helix-turn-helix transcriptional regulator, whose protein sequence is MTSQFHGSATTLVSPETAGIESVTTDISIWSAPFVAAGVGHPVQLEWSPHIAALLGILGLALLGGVLVVRNRLGSRDSFSADSSTHTEEFLTDREQVQQLIQDNGGRMKQSRIVDSVDWSKAKVSRLLAELEEEGRITKLRLGRENLVCLPGHEPTASQSPERPTNE
- a CDS encoding DUF7563 family protein, producing the protein MESSTAGARCRNCGTHVTQQFARVFGDNGDVVHGCPGCTTYREMQSGGHLPRE
- a CDS encoding DUF7344 domain-containing protein, whose translation is MSVQTNRSESLAESEVFHILGNDRRRAIVQLLAEDGGQVDVSDVASEIAATETDTTPVPNNLYKSVYVSLQQTHLPQLQEDDVIEYDSEAKTIQPGTHFEDVLQYINGHGASGPTVLQLHFAICVLGLAVIAFAGIGAPVVSSIDPVFASVIVLLVVAASSLYRLLA
- a CDS encoding DUF7282 domain-containing protein, whose translation is MTTRNQLLVVLTVLMMICSSGAMVAGAAPATVDEQDDGYDDSEAGEDTAPDDEPDDAPPDADDDADVDDDEVGPPDDVDDPDAPDDDDFDDVDDDEAPDDDALDDDGVDDDADASVTFSDQELEDDTVVVDEVALEDGGFVAIHDSSVLAGNVLDSVIGSSEYLEEGTHDDVDVTLDESLEEDETLVAMAHHDTNDNQEFDYVESDGEEDGPYVTEDGEPIADQAVVSVGDDVDPNDDDAPVDDDAPVDDAPDDAPVDDPVDDDDRPADVDDDEVDDDEVPDDEAPDDAAEDRPDHDADDDRADDDKVDDDDKPVDDAPEDDKPAEEKPDDDKADDDDKVDDDDKPVDDAPDDDEPAEEKPDDDKADDDDKVDDAPEDDEPAEEKPDDDKADDDDKVDDAPDDEPAEEKPDDDKADDDKVDDDDDKPVDDAPDDDGPAEEPPAADGPDADDPDDDAPVDDPDDDAVEEDPDDAPDDTIDVLVEELIVFVHVDETPHEMPANGDDVDMNDVDDNDVDVNGIDDNDVDDNDYEADDDYNGVDDNDVDDYNGVNDNDVDNDYNGVDDDANDVEIDSDDPAADDVPEDAVTDELEDAGYTLTDVELTVTIDEVTIVPVTGEDDVANGMDSPADTPADGDDGPADDDAPADDGPNGPAMDDDEPANDGPNGPAMDDDDGPPGEDGPNGPPVDNGPDDPPMDDDDGPADDGVEDDAADDEPTPEVDDDDYDIVIEQATLFVFISDADEMLEDAPDDDPVDDAPDDDPVDDAPEDDAVDDEPADGPADDGVEDDVDAADEPVDDGPADDDYAEPQPAVVATS